Sequence from the Gracilinanus agilis isolate LMUSP501 chromosome 6, AgileGrace, whole genome shotgun sequence genome:
AACATCCGGAAGCATGTGACTGGAGTCAGacagaatttttgtttttttcttggaaagAAGTGCCTGTTTTGTATTAATTTTGGACCCTGATGGACCTTTAAAAGTCAatttttcctgtttatcctggTCATTGCCTTCTTCTGTTTGTGGACATGAAGAATTGGATTTGTCAGAGACAGTACTGGTAGTATATTCTTGATTTGGCTTGTTCTCCAGCAATGTACCAAAATTTCTGGAACTGTCTATTAACCGATTTTTATTTGTCAAAGACAAGTCTTCAGCTATCTGTTCAAGACAATTGGAAGGAACAGATTTTGATAATTCTCTTTCATTGCCATCAGGAGGCAATTTATTCTCTACTAAATGTTCATTCTCAGTGGAACTGAATGCTTTCAACCCAGTGTCTTTTGGAATGAACACAGAAACAGCATCATTATTGTTTGTGATTTCCTTAGCTTTTGTTTGCTCATACACATTGTCCTGCTGTTGCATTTGTTCATGAATCAGTTGTTCAACACCAGCAGCATTGTTCTGTAGTGCCTGGGGTAGAACCAGGTCAGTATTTGGTATGTTATGTCCCTGAACACAGTCTAGGGGAGTTTCCAAAGGTAAGGACTGTTGTTCCACAGTGCTTGAAGGAGACAGTGAAGTTTTTGAAGATTCAGTAGCAGCAATCAACTGAGCAATTTTTCTCTGcaaagaattaaatgactttgtCCTAAAACATGAATTGTCCCATTTAATCCCTTCAGGGATATTTTCAACCCCAGAGCTAAGAGAAAACACTGATGAAATGACAGGGCCATCTGAAGAAGTGATGTTACTTCCTGAATTCTGAAGAGCAACTCCAACAAGGTCTTCCGACATAACCTCCTCAGGATCTTGAGTCTTAATATCATTTTCTCTAATTAAGTTGATATGTGATTGTTCACTTCTATGTAAAGTGGAATCTTGCATTGAATTTGAATCACCAGATTCTTTTGCTTGTGCTTGATTCAGCTTCTCACTGAAAGTAACCATTTTAGAAGTATCAACTTCATTCCTGTGCAAAGAGGCTTCTGGGTTTAATGGCAACATGCCTTTTTTTGGCAAAGCCACAAGAGTTTCAGTAGACTTGCAGCCTGACGGTTTCTCTAAATAGTTCTGAAATCTCTCTTGACAGGGGGAGAGGGCAGACaaagttggaaaaacattattcATCAcagataatgaagaaaaattattttgttcaatatGACCATCTcttgaggaaagaggagagagggcagTTCTGTTTGGAAATGAAAGcacttcttgactccaattctCAACTCTGTCATTATTTGGACAGGACTCACATTGGTTTTGATTAGTCATTGAAGTATTCTTTAACACTTGAGAATCAGAAGATTTTATACAGTCTATATCCTTCATGTGTGTATAATCAGTGGAATGCAGATTATTAACGTCCAATGGCTTCTCAGGACTCCCTTCCATTGCTGGTGGGGTTTGTTCAGTAGGCACTAATTTTTCTTGCTCATTTGGCACTGTGTGTTTGTTTATAAGCTCATACTTACCTTCATCAGAGCTGCCAAATTTaaagccatttttttctttcagaggaATTAGTTTTAGAACAAGTTGTTGAGTCCCATTGACCACCTTAACATCTATCAGCTGGGCTAAACAGTTATCAGGGACTCTAAGTTCTGCTGGTGCAACCACAGTGAGTGGCATGCCAGGTTGCACA
This genomic interval carries:
- the ZNF518B gene encoding zinc finger protein 518B, which gives rise to MPGTDYAEDSIPRISLTEGLELNTQLFLEMQIKKMKEIIPQLYTDQVNDKNNSLATSPKQLASEHVSQPNGPESQSHGYEDSKTEDDKMCMVTCLRCRSIQKVPLQELKKDNQYSQIEDQMFFVCVKCTFGVSPSIPFMNDIPGSIDSGNKDATISRTITNQFKVKNFQPGKYYCDKCRFSTRDPLQYKKHTLQHEEIKFFCSHCSYVSYTKGEFQRHLVKHTGTFPYQCEYCDYGAVRNDYIVKHTRRVHETSGEKRPLRQVMEHQPKRTNFSKLNSEDLLNEVSKSNSILNEPSDSPLYFPGHGDQDKTGPAISLPESKECSRDEAASAPDKACLPEPSKVNLFENENVEVELLSPTKEPVQPGMPLTVVAPAELRVPDNCLAQLIDVKVVNGTQQLVLKLIPLKEKNGFKFGSSDEGKYELINKHTVPNEQEKLVPTEQTPPAMEGSPEKPLDVNNLHSTDYTHMKDIDCIKSSDSQVLKNTSMTNQNQCESCPNNDRVENWSQEVLSFPNRTALSPLSSRDGHIEQNNFSSLSVMNNVFPTLSALSPCQERFQNYLEKPSGCKSTETLVALPKKGMLPLNPEASLHRNEVDTSKMVTFSEKLNQAQAKESGDSNSMQDSTLHRSEQSHINLIRENDIKTQDPEEVMSEDLVGVALQNSGSNITSSDGPVISSVFSLSSGVENIPEGIKWDNSCFRTKSFNSLQRKIAQLIAATESSKTSLSPSSTVEQQSLPLETPLDCVQGHNIPNTDLVLPQALQNNAAGVEQLIHEQMQQQDNVYEQTKAKEITNNNDAVSVFIPKDTGLKAFSSTENEHLVENKLPPDGNERELSKSVPSNCLEQIAEDLSLTNKNRLIDSSRNFGTLLENKPNQEYTTSTVSDKSNSSCPQTEEGNDQDKQEKLTFKGPSGSKINTKQALLSKKKTKILSDSSHMLPDVCIFMTSRHLRLIPVKTEQLIKCPRRNQPVVVLNHPDVDSIEVINVMKVVNKYKANVLKVVLSERTCDQLGIKRHHRRLIYQNLEAVCPVKKTMLKMKLKKIHKNSYQVVDSLPDESVQGMFKCWFCGRIYEDQEEWMSHGQRHLIEATRDWEQLSPPLGTPK